Proteins encoded within one genomic window of Formosa agariphila KMM 3901:
- a CDS encoding ExbD/TolR family protein, whose protein sequence is MNIRGRNKVTPEFNMSSMTDIVFLLLIFFMLASTLVTTNAIDVLLPKASGKTENKQTIAVSIKKDLTYYIDQKRVGESVLEHEIKNALANEDKPTIVLRAEQSVPVEHVVKVMDIANRNKFKVILAVRPNN, encoded by the coding sequence ATGAATATTAGAGGACGAAATAAAGTAACACCAGAATTCAATATGTCTTCAATGACAGATATTGTGTTCTTGCTACTTATCTTTTTTATGCTGGCATCGACTCTGGTTACTACAAATGCTATAGATGTTTTACTTCCTAAAGCAAGTGGTAAAACAGAAAATAAACAAACCATAGCGGTTAGTATTAAAAAAGATTTAACGTATTATATCGATCAAAAGCGAGTGGGTGAAAGTGTTTTAGAACACGAAATTAAAAATGCTTTAGCTAATGAAGACAAACCTACCATTGTATTACGTGCAGAACAATCTGTACCTGTAGAACATGTTGTTAAGGTTATGGATATCGCGAATAGAAATAAATTTAAAGTGATTTTGGCAGTAAGACCAAATAACTAA
- a CDS encoding MotA/TolQ/ExbB proton channel family protein has translation MLNALFQDPTEGVEVLTDAEPVKKTLSIIELISSGGVAGQFIIGLLFILLIVALYIYFERIFAIKAASQIDRNFMNEIKDHVSNGKIDSAQTLCAQQNTPVSRLIGKGISRIGKPLEDINTAIENAGRLEVYNLEKNVSVLATISGAAPMIGFLGTVIGMILSIFEIANSGGQIDIKLLADGLYTAMTTTVAGLVVGIVAYITYNHLVVRTDKVVYQMESNSLEFLDHLNEPI, from the coding sequence ATGTTAAACGCCCTTTTTCAAGACCCTACAGAAGGAGTAGAAGTACTAACAGATGCAGAACCTGTTAAAAAAACACTATCAATAATCGAGTTAATTAGCAGCGGAGGTGTTGCAGGACAATTTATTATTGGACTTCTTTTTATTTTATTAATTGTAGCGCTATACATTTATTTTGAGCGCATATTCGCCATAAAAGCGGCATCTCAAATTGATCGAAATTTTATGAATGAAATTAAAGATCATGTAAGTAATGGTAAAATAGACTCTGCGCAAACCTTATGTGCACAACAAAACACACCAGTTTCACGATTAATTGGAAAAGGAATTTCTAGAATAGGGAAACCTTTAGAAGATATCAATACTGCCATTGAAAATGCTGGTCGATTAGAAGTTTATAACTTAGAAAAAAACGTAAGTGTTTTGGCTACAATTTCTGGAGCAGCACCTATGATTGGGTTCTTAGGAACCGTAATTGGAATGATACTCTCAATTTTTGAAATTGCAAATTCAGGTGGACAAATCGATATTAAATTATTAGCAGACGGACTTTATACCGCCATGACAACTACAGTAGCTGGTTTAGTTGTAGGTATTGTGGCTTACATTACCTATAATCATTTGGTGGTAAGAACAGATAAAGTTGTGTATCAAATGGAATCTAATTCTTTAGAATTTTTAGATCACTTAAACGAGCCAATTTAA
- a CDS encoding anhydro-N-acetylmuramic acid kinase, with protein MIKKRFKVIGVMSGTSLDGVDIIYASFKFTNSWEFSILKAETVSYSNDWLDVLKHLVKRTKAELKIIDADYTVYLANLIKEFINKHDIKDIDAVCSHGHTAQHDPDNGFTYQIGNLPSLCEIVEQDIICDFRVPDVELGGQGAPLVPIGDALLFSEFDFCLNLGGFANVSTEIDGERVAYDVCPVNIVLNHYVQTIGFDYDDGGKLATTGLVHNDLLHQLNALPFYKANYPKSLGLEWVVEHIFPLIDHYNLDVHDILRTFVEHIAIQIAKVLPALDENSLLITGGGAYNTFLIERIKSLSTCRIKIPDALVIEYKEALIFGLLGVLKLKDEVNCLKSVTGASKNHSTGIIYRYSK; from the coding sequence ATGATAAAAAAGAGATTTAAAGTGATAGGCGTAATGTCTGGAACATCCTTAGATGGTGTCGATATTATATATGCGAGTTTTAAGTTTACCAATTCGTGGGAGTTCTCAATTCTTAAAGCTGAGACAGTCTCCTATAGCAACGATTGGTTAGATGTATTAAAACATTTAGTGAAACGGACCAAGGCAGAACTAAAAATAATCGATGCAGATTACACCGTGTATTTGGCCAATTTAATTAAAGAATTCATCAATAAACATGATATTAAAGACATTGATGCTGTCTGTTCTCATGGACATACGGCTCAGCATGATCCAGACAACGGATTCACATATCAAATTGGGAATTTGCCTAGTTTATGCGAAATAGTTGAACAAGATATAATTTGCGATTTTCGTGTTCCGGATGTTGAATTAGGTGGACAGGGTGCGCCTTTGGTGCCTATAGGAGATGCTTTGCTCTTTTCGGAATTCGATTTTTGTTTAAATTTAGGTGGGTTTGCAAATGTTTCTACAGAAATAGACGGTGAGCGCGTTGCATATGATGTTTGTCCGGTGAATATTGTTTTAAATCATTATGTGCAAACCATAGGTTTCGATTACGACGACGGAGGTAAATTGGCAACAACAGGTTTAGTGCATAACGATTTACTTCACCAATTAAATGCGTTACCATTTTACAAAGCGAATTATCCAAAATCCTTGGGCTTAGAATGGGTTGTCGAGCATATATTTCCTCTAATAGATCACTACAATTTAGATGTTCACGATATTTTAAGAACTTTTGTTGAACATATTGCCATTCAGATAGCAAAAGTTTTACCCGCTTTAGATGAAAATTCATTATTAATTACGGGTGGTGGAGCATACAATACATTTTTAATAGAACGTATAAAATCATTAAGTACATGTCGTATTAAAATTCCGGATGCGTTGGTTATAGAATATAAAGAAGCGCTTATTTTTGGATTGTTAGGCGTACTTAAATTAAAAGACGAAGTAAATTGCTTAAAGAGTGTTACTGGCGCTAGTAAAAATCATTCAACAGGTATAATTTACAGGTATTCAAAATAA
- a CDS encoding acyl-CoA dehydrogenase, with protein MDFSLTEEHIMIRDAARDFAQTELLPGVIERDNKQEFPKEQIKKMGALGFLGMMVDPKYGGSGLDTISYILAMEEISKIDASASVVMSVNNSLVCWGLENYGTEEQKQKYLTKLATGQSLGAFCLSEPEAGSDATSQKTTAIEHDDYYLLNGTKNWITNGSTADFYIVIAQTHVEKKHKGINAFIVEKGWKGFDVGPKEDKLGIRGSDTHSLQFNDVKIPKENRIGDDGFGFKFAMKTLAGGRIGIASQALGIASGAYELALKYSKERKTFGTAICNHQAISFKLVDMATQIEAARHLCMKAAWEKDQKMDYTVSGAMAKLYASQVAMDTTVEAVQVHGGNGFVKDYHVERLMRDAKITQIYEGTSEIQKIIISRRLIGTN; from the coding sequence ATGGATTTCAGCCTTACTGAAGAACACATCATGATTCGTGATGCTGCTCGTGACTTTGCACAAACAGAATTATTACCAGGAGTAATAGAACGCGATAATAAACAAGAATTCCCAAAAGAGCAAATAAAAAAAATGGGAGCACTTGGTTTTTTAGGTATGATGGTTGACCCAAAATATGGAGGAAGTGGTTTAGATACAATTTCTTATATTTTAGCTATGGAAGAAATTTCAAAAATTGATGCTTCTGCTTCTGTTGTCATGTCTGTAAATAATTCTCTAGTTTGCTGGGGTTTAGAAAATTATGGAACTGAAGAACAAAAACAAAAATACCTTACAAAATTAGCTACAGGCCAATCTTTAGGTGCTTTTTGTTTAAGTGAACCTGAAGCAGGTAGCGATGCTACGTCTCAGAAAACAACAGCCATAGAACACGATGATTATTACTTGTTAAACGGAACAAAAAACTGGATTACTAATGGTAGTACAGCAGATTTTTATATTGTTATTGCACAGACACATGTCGAAAAAAAACATAAAGGAATTAATGCTTTTATAGTTGAAAAAGGTTGGAAAGGTTTTGATGTAGGACCGAAAGAAGACAAACTAGGGATTCGTGGAAGTGACACCCACTCTTTACAATTTAATGATGTAAAAATTCCTAAAGAAAATAGAATTGGAGACGATGGCTTTGGTTTTAAATTCGCTATGAAAACACTTGCTGGCGGACGTATTGGGATTGCATCACAAGCATTAGGTATTGCCTCTGGCGCTTACGAGTTAGCATTAAAATATTCTAAAGAACGCAAAACATTTGGAACTGCTATTTGCAACCACCAAGCTATTTCTTTTAAATTGGTAGATATGGCAACTCAAATTGAAGCGGCTCGTCATTTATGTATGAAAGCTGCTTGGGAAAAAGACCAAAAAATGGACTATACTGTTTCTGGTGCGATGGCCAAACTATATGCTTCTCAGGTGGCCATGGACACTACTGTTGAAGCTGTTCAAGTTCATGGTGGAAATGGATTTGTTAAGGATTACCATGTAGAACGTTTAATGCGTGATGCAAAAATTACACAGATTTATGAGGGAACTTCAGAAATACAAAAAATTATAATATCAAGACGACTTATAGGAACTAACTAA
- the msrA gene encoding peptide-methionine (S)-S-oxide reductase MsrA: protein MQSIKLYVLTFITIFAFSCKHEAQTNPKQDAVINVEPVQVKVTKNESRAYFASGCFWCVESIYESVIGVKEVISGYSGGHTKNPTYEASNTGKTGHAEAVEVIYNPSVIDFATLVDVYFGSQDPMQANGQGPDYGSQYRSIIFYQNDVQKQIILKKKSLLEKTLGKKVVAEVYPFQKFWEAEAYHQDYKKHHPNNGYIQNVSIPRTNAFKKKFPKLLKENQ from the coding sequence ATGCAATCAATAAAATTATACGTATTAACATTTATTACGATTTTTGCCTTTAGTTGTAAACATGAAGCGCAAACTAATCCAAAACAAGACGCTGTTATAAATGTCGAACCTGTTCAAGTTAAAGTAACTAAAAATGAATCACGTGCATACTTTGCTAGTGGTTGTTTTTGGTGTGTAGAATCTATTTATGAAAGTGTTATTGGAGTAAAAGAAGTTATTTCTGGATATTCGGGTGGCCATACAAAAAACCCTACTTACGAAGCCAGTAACACCGGAAAAACAGGGCATGCAGAGGCCGTTGAAGTTATTTACAACCCATCTGTGATTGATTTTGCAACTTTAGTCGATGTCTATTTTGGTTCTCAAGACCCAATGCAAGCTAACGGTCAAGGACCAGACTATGGCTCGCAATACCGATCTATTATTTTTTACCAAAATGATGTGCAAAAGCAAATTATTTTAAAGAAGAAATCGCTTTTAGAAAAAACTTTAGGCAAAAAGGTAGTTGCAGAAGTTTATCCATTTCAAAAGTTTTGGGAAGCCGAAGCTTACCATCAAGACTACAAGAAACATCACCCAAATAATGGTTACATACAAAATGTATCTATTCCTAGAACAAATGCTTTTAAAAAGAAATTTCCTAAATTATTAAAGGAAAATCAATAA
- a CDS encoding SDR family oxidoreductase, with translation MNFNLKNKYALVCGSTSGIGKATAILLAEEGAQLTLVARNEDKLKHVCSELPNPERHAYIVADFSNPTDLKQKLETFIKKQHSFHILVNNTGGPKAGPVFSATLDAFELGFTQHLKCNHILAQTVVPFMKAEEFGRIINIISTSVKQPLDGLGVSNTIRGAVANWSKTLSNELAAFGITVNNVLPGATETNRLFDIIKDSANKTEQTEATVTNNLKATIPANRFAKPEEIANAIAFLASEQAAYINGINLPVDGGRTKSL, from the coding sequence ATGAATTTCAACTTGAAAAACAAATATGCTTTGGTTTGCGGAAGCACTTCGGGTATTGGAAAAGCCACAGCAATACTTTTAGCAGAAGAAGGAGCACAACTTACTTTAGTAGCTAGAAATGAAGATAAATTAAAACACGTATGTTCCGAATTACCTAATCCTGAACGTCACGCTTATATTGTAGCCGATTTTTCGAATCCTACAGATTTAAAACAGAAACTAGAAACCTTTATAAAAAAACAACACAGTTTCCATATTCTAGTAAATAATACGGGAGGTCCTAAGGCTGGTCCTGTTTTTTCGGCAACCTTAGATGCCTTTGAATTAGGTTTTACCCAACATTTAAAATGTAATCATATTTTGGCACAAACTGTTGTCCCTTTTATGAAAGCCGAAGAATTTGGTCGTATTATAAATATTATTTCTACTTCGGTAAAACAACCTTTAGATGGTTTAGGCGTAAGTAACACCATTCGTGGTGCAGTGGCAAATTGGAGTAAAACCTTATCTAACGAATTAGCTGCTTTTGGGATTACCGTTAATAACGTCCTGCCTGGTGCGACAGAAACAAATCGTTTATTCGATATTATAAAAGACTCTGCTAATAAAACTGAACAAACTGAGGCCACCGTTACTAATAATTTAAAAGCAACTATACCTGCCAATCGATTTGCTAAACCTGAAGAAATTGCTAATGCCATAGCGTTTTTAGCAAGCGAACAAGCTGCTTATATTAATGGAATTAATCTACCTGTAGATGGTGGACGCACTAAAAGTTTATAA
- a CDS encoding O-methyltransferase: MHFIPQELDDYVVQHTEDEPKLLKQLTRETYQKILQPRMLSGHYQGRILSMISKLIRPLHILEIGTYTGYSALCLAEGLQPEGTLHTIDVNEELFDFQRKYFDASEYGAQIHQHLGSAIDIIPTLEPVFDLVFIDADKENYPNYFNLIVDKLRPGGVILSDNVLWSGKVIEPLNPKDLSTKAVLEYNTLLKADPRIETVLLSVRDGLTISRKK; this comes from the coding sequence ATGCATTTTATTCCTCAAGAACTAGACGATTACGTGGTGCAACACACCGAAGACGAACCGAAATTATTGAAGCAATTAACCCGAGAAACGTACCAAAAGATTTTACAACCGCGTATGTTAAGCGGACATTATCAGGGACGTATTTTAAGTATGATATCTAAATTGATTAGACCTTTACATATCTTAGAAATAGGTACCTACACTGGGTATTCTGCATTGTGTTTAGCCGAAGGTTTACAACCTGAAGGAACGTTACACACGATTGATGTAAATGAGGAGTTATTCGATTTTCAGCGAAAATATTTTGATGCTTCGGAATATGGCGCACAAATTCACCAACATTTAGGTAGTGCTATAGATATTATTCCGACTTTAGAACCGGTATTCGACTTGGTCTTTATAGATGCTGACAAGGAAAATTACCCGAATTACTTTAATTTGATTGTTGATAAACTTAGACCAGGTGGTGTTATTTTATCTGATAATGTGCTTTGGAGTGGAAAAGTGATTGAACCTTTAAATCCGAAAGATTTATCTACAAAGGCTGTTTTAGAATATAATACACTATTAAAGGCAGATCCTAGAATTGAAACCGTTTTACTTTCTGTTCGCGACGGTTTAACGATTAGCAGAAAGAAGTAA
- a CDS encoding Sec-independent protein translocase subunit TatA/TatB: MIQHSTFLFISGTEIMFILFIVVMVFGADKVPDIARGLGKGMKEIKNATNDIKSEITKTADKSGIDTSVTKDVQDQLKQVKDDLEDFTGSVRRKM; the protein is encoded by the coding sequence GTGATACAGCATTCTACATTCTTATTTATTAGTGGTACAGAAATAATGTTTATATTATTTATTGTAGTCATGGTTTTTGGTGCCGATAAGGTACCCGATATTGCTCGCGGTTTAGGTAAGGGCATGAAAGAAATTAAAAATGCCACAAACGATATTAAATCAGAAATTACAAAAACTGCTGATAAAAGCGGAATTGACACTTCTGTAACTAAAGATGTTCAAGACCAATTAAAACAAGTTAAAGACGATTTAGAAGACTTTACTGGGTCTGTACGTCGTAAAATGTAA
- a CDS encoding M1 family metallopeptidase, which yields MRRLKYLFLSVIFITASAMAQEQKAPERKQGHTNNNKFKQLYDEFSTPNMFRTASGAPGPAYYQQQADYKMDITLDDKEAKISGFETITYTNNSPDQLSYLWVQLDQNVRAKDSKSPLIEGGGVSAAQQPGSFVSDYMSEPFEGGFNIEAVKDTQGKDLEHMINRTMMRIELPKALKSGEKFSFSIKWWYNINDHVNGRGRSGYEYFPEDGNRAYVIAQFYPRMAVYNDVEGWQNSQFWGRDEFALPFGDFEVNITVPADHILDGTGELVNRKEVYTKEMMKRYEKAQKSYEEPVIIVTQEEAEAAEKQFSSKTKTWKLHAKNVRDFGFATSRKFIWDMMAVKIGDKNIMAVSMYPKEGNPLWEQWSTKAVASTLKSYSRMTFDYPYLKAISVHAKNQGMEYPMICWNYGRPDKDGKYTDRIKFGMISVIIHEVGHNFFPMIVNSDERQWTWMDEGLNTFTQYVAEQDFGEAYPSALSTGQTAYPSRRGPAAKIVPYMGGDQDFIAPIMTKGLNTYQFGNNAYSKPATALNILRETVMGRELFDYSYKEYARRWMFKHPTPEDFFRTMEDASAFDLDWFWRGWFYTTDYVDIGVKDVKKYFVSSEVNEATKAQAKRYGMEVSDLPPLVYMVEEGTDEYKESLKDGTAIDNSTTLKEYVMDNFTAEERKKLKEPKYFYNITFEKPGGLVMPIIVEYTYADGTSKTETYPAQIWRLNDKEVSKAIASDKEIVSIIVDPNLETADVDTSNNAWPKETKPSEFDTFKSKSKN from the coding sequence ATGAGAAGACTAAAGTACTTATTCCTTTCCGTAATTTTTATTACAGCGAGCGCTATGGCGCAAGAACAAAAAGCACCTGAACGCAAACAAGGTCACACTAATAATAATAAATTCAAGCAATTATACGATGAATTTTCTACGCCTAATATGTTTAGAACAGCATCGGGAGCTCCAGGTCCAGCTTACTATCAGCAACAAGCCGATTATAAAATGGATATTACATTAGATGACAAGGAAGCAAAAATTTCAGGTTTCGAAACCATTACCTATACCAATAACTCACCAGATCAGTTAAGTTATTTATGGGTACAATTAGATCAAAATGTACGTGCTAAAGATTCTAAATCACCATTAATTGAAGGTGGAGGCGTTTCTGCTGCACAACAGCCAGGTAGTTTTGTTTCAGATTATATGTCTGAACCTTTTGAAGGAGGTTTTAATATTGAAGCTGTAAAAGATACTCAAGGAAAAGACCTTGAGCATATGATTAACAGAACCATGATGAGAATTGAATTACCGAAAGCTTTAAAATCGGGTGAGAAATTTTCGTTTTCAATAAAATGGTGGTACAATATTAATGATCATGTTAATGGTCGTGGACGTTCTGGGTATGAATATTTCCCTGAAGACGGAAACAGAGCTTATGTTATTGCACAATTCTATCCAAGAATGGCTGTATATAACGATGTTGAAGGATGGCAGAATTCTCAGTTTTGGGGACGTGATGAATTCGCGTTGCCTTTCGGTGATTTTGAAGTGAATATTACAGTTCCTGCAGATCATATTTTAGATGGTACTGGAGAATTAGTTAATAGAAAAGAAGTATATACTAAGGAGATGATGAAGCGTTACGAAAAAGCGCAAAAATCTTACGAAGAGCCTGTTATAATTGTAACACAAGAAGAAGCAGAAGCTGCCGAAAAACAATTTAGTTCGAAAACAAAAACATGGAAGTTACATGCAAAAAATGTACGTGACTTTGGTTTTGCAACTTCAAGAAAATTTATTTGGGATATGATGGCCGTAAAAATTGGCGATAAAAACATCATGGCCGTTTCTATGTATCCTAAAGAAGGAAACCCATTATGGGAGCAATGGTCTACAAAAGCAGTAGCGAGTACGTTAAAATCGTATTCAAGAATGACTTTCGACTATCCTTACCTTAAAGCAATATCTGTTCATGCCAAAAATCAAGGGATGGAATATCCAATGATTTGCTGGAACTACGGACGTCCAGATAAAGATGGAAAGTATACAGATAGAATTAAATTTGGAATGATTAGTGTAATTATTCACGAAGTAGGACATAACTTCTTCCCTATGATCGTTAATAGTGACGAACGTCAATGGACATGGATGGACGAAGGTTTAAATACATTTACACAATATGTAGCAGAGCAAGATTTTGGAGAAGCATATCCAAGTGCATTGTCTACAGGGCAAACAGCATATCCGTCTAGAAGAGGACCAGCAGCTAAAATTGTTCCATACATGGGAGGTGATCAAGATTTTATAGCACCTATTATGACTAAAGGTTTAAATACTTACCAATTTGGAAATAATGCTTACAGTAAACCAGCAACGGCTTTAAATATTTTAAGAGAAACTGTTATGGGCCGTGAGTTATTCGATTATTCTTATAAAGAATACGCACGTCGTTGGATGTTTAAACACCCAACACCAGAAGATTTCTTTAGAACGATGGAAGATGCATCAGCATTCGATTTAGATTGGTTCTGGAGAGGTTGGTTCTATACTACAGATTATGTAGATATAGGGGTGAAAGATGTGAAAAAATACTTCGTATCATCTGAAGTTAACGAAGCGACTAAAGCGCAAGCTAAACGCTATGGGATGGAAGTTAGCGATCTACCACCATTAGTATATATGGTAGAAGAAGGTACAGACGAGTATAAAGAATCTTTAAAAGACGGAACGGCGATTGATAACTCTACGACTTTAAAAGAATATGTAATGGATAACTTTACGGCAGAAGAACGCAAAAAGTTAAAAGAGCCAAAGTATTTCTATAACATCACTTTCGAAAAACCAGGTGGATTAGTTATGCCAATTATTGTTGAGTATACCTATGCAGATGGCACTTCGAAAACAGAAACATATCCAGCACAAATTTGGAGACTAAACGATAAAGAAGTAAGCAAAGCAATAGCTTCAGACAAAGAAATTGTTAGTATAATTGTCGATCCAAATTTAGAAACTGCAGATGTAGATACATCAAATAATGCTTGGCCAAAAGAAACAAAACCAAGTGAGTTTGATACTTTTAAATCTAAATCTAAAAATTAA
- a CDS encoding DUF6702 family protein, translating into MKIPKYYLLLVLIPLLAFTSAHKYYVSISEIQYVKEQQSVQIISRIFIDDLEKLVRQRYDESITLAIKNESEKVDFYLEKYFKEKFHIQINGTAVQLKFIGKEYDNDIAICYIEIPRIETISEFEITNKLLFDVFEEQQNVVRLDINDTQKSFILTYHNDTGVLKLD; encoded by the coding sequence ATGAAAATCCCTAAATATTATTTATTATTAGTTTTAATACCGTTATTGGCTTTTACTTCAGCACATAAATATTATGTGAGTATTAGTGAAATTCAATACGTTAAAGAACAACAATCTGTACAAATTATATCGCGAATTTTTATAGACGATTTAGAAAAATTAGTCCGTCAGCGTTATGATGAGTCTATAACATTAGCCATTAAAAATGAATCTGAAAAGGTTGATTTTTATTTAGAGAAGTATTTCAAGGAAAAATTCCACATACAAATTAATGGAACCGCTGTTCAGTTAAAATTTATTGGGAAAGAATACGATAACGATATCGCAATTTGTTATATCGAAATACCAAGAATAGAAACAATATCAGAATTTGAAATTACCAATAAACTTTTGTTTGATGTTTTTGAAGAACAACAAAACGTTGTGAGATTAGATATAAATGATACACAAAAGAGCTTCATCCTCACCTATCACAACGATACAGGAGTATTAAAATTAGATTAA
- a CDS encoding carboxypeptidase-like regulatory domain-containing protein, whose product MLKIKVILISVICLLINTPALIAQTIPIHGKVIGADDLENIHVINKTSKIFTITNSSGEFDIHVKLNDTLVFSSIQYSNLEVIIDDLVVLNKELEVNLEEYVNALDEVVVGKILTGNLMLDVGNSTAEPEINFYDVGIPGYKGKTKTQAERRLHEATTGGGIVALNPLLNAISGRTKMLKRHIALERNDELIHKIRQRLAQDFLSEHPIDESKQMDFWYFCSDDTDFMNRCKDKSDIEILAFLNEKYVQYLANIKSDE is encoded by the coding sequence GTGCTAAAAATTAAAGTTATACTCATTAGTGTTATTTGTCTACTAATTAACACTCCGGCACTTATTGCTCAAACAATCCCAATACATGGCAAAGTTATAGGAGCAGACGATTTAGAAAATATTCATGTAATAAATAAAACGTCTAAAATATTTACAATTACAAATAGTAGTGGTGAATTCGATATTCATGTAAAATTAAATGATACACTTGTATTTTCTTCTATACAGTATTCTAATCTAGAAGTTATTATAGATGATTTAGTGGTGTTAAATAAAGAGCTTGAAGTTAATTTAGAAGAATATGTAAATGCACTTGATGAAGTTGTTGTAGGCAAAATATTAACAGGTAACCTAATGCTAGATGTTGGGAATTCTACAGCCGAACCAGAGATTAATTTCTACGATGTTGGTATTCCGGGCTACAAAGGCAAAACTAAAACTCAAGCCGAACGGCGTTTACACGAAGCAACCACTGGAGGTGGCATTGTGGCTTTAAACCCTCTGCTTAATGCCATATCAGGACGTACAAAAATGTTAAAGCGGCACATTGCTTTAGAACGAAACGATGAACTAATTCATAAAATCAGACAACGACTTGCTCAAGATTTTTTAAGTGAACACCCTATAGATGAATCCAAACAAATGGATTTTTGGTATTTCTGTTCAGATGACACAGATTTTATGAATCGCTGTAAGGATAAAAGTGATATCGAAATTTTAGCCTTTCTTAATGAAAAGTATGTACAATACTTGGCGAACATAAAATCAGATGAATAA
- a CDS encoding carboxypeptidase-like regulatory domain-containing protein, with product MKKALLFLLLLSSIGTLTAQTIDRVQIMGRVVVADTEDVEGVTVYNTSSNKGTVTDAKGEFKIEAGLLDIIEISALQFNTIEVKISLEIVENKQLTVFLVEHINRLNEVVIMPYGLTGVLSKDLNKFKTFKPDLESINFGIDDIGAYEFAADYHTEADMSILNQGEFYNGMDFVAIANTFLKPLFKKKDNKQQKIIKDTEAGLGLRGIYSFSFISENFGIPNSQVEEFINYVDQNIDSKLLESGQEMQLIEYLSKESKVFLEK from the coding sequence ATGAAAAAAGCATTACTATTTTTATTATTGTTATCGTCTATAGGTACATTAACTGCTCAAACTATTGACCGTGTTCAGATAATGGGACGCGTGGTTGTTGCCGATACAGAAGACGTTGAAGGTGTTACCGTATACAATACGTCCTCTAACAAAGGAACAGTTACAGATGCTAAAGGAGAGTTTAAAATAGAAGCCGGCTTGTTAGATATTATTGAAATTTCTGCATTACAATTCAATACTATAGAAGTAAAGATAAGTTTAGAGATTGTAGAAAATAAACAACTTACCGTGTTTTTGGTAGAACACATTAATCGTTTAAACGAAGTGGTTATTATGCCTTATGGATTAACGGGGGTATTGTCTAAAGATTTAAACAAATTTAAAACCTTTAAGCCCGATTTAGAGAGTATAAACTTTGGTATAGATGATATTGGCGCGTACGAATTTGCAGCAGATTATCATACCGAAGCAGATATGTCTATTTTAAATCAAGGTGAGTTTTACAACGGTATGGACTTTGTAGCTATAGCGAACACCTTCTTAAAGCCTTTATTTAAAAAGAAAGACAATAAACAACAAAAAATAATTAAGGACACTGAAGCAGGTTTAGGGCTTCGAGGTATATACTCATTTTCATTTATTTCAGAAAATTTTGGAATCCCAAATTCACAAGTTGAAGAATTTATTAATTATGTCGATCAAAACATAGATTCAAAATTGTTAGAATCTGGACAAGAAATGCAATTAATAGAATATCTTTCTAAAGAAAGTAAAGTGTTTTTAGAAAAATAA